A stretch of DNA from bacterium:
TTAATAATGGTGGATGGTGAATTGTCAATTGTGAATTGTGAATTATCACTCTTCACGGTGTCCAGTAAAACTTGTGGGACAGGCTAATCTCACTACTCTCTACTCACTACGGTAATCAATCCTTCTTCATACGCCTGCAAAAATGCCTTGACTACATCAGGGTCAAATTGGAATCCAGCCTGCTCCTTTAATTCATCTAAAGCCTGTTGATGTGGTAACCCCTGACGATATGGTCTATCTGAGGTCATAGCATCAAAAGTATCGGCAATGGCTAATATTCTCCCCATTAGAGATATCTCTACATCTTTTACCCCAGAGGGATACCCTTTTCCATCATATCGCTCATGATGTTGGAAAACACCAGGAATAATAGCATCTAACTGTTTTATTGGCTTAATAATCTCTTTTCCAATACCGGGATGTCTTTTTACCTCGGCAAATTCTTCCTCTGTCAATCTACCAGGTTTTTTAATGATAGATTCATTAATACCTATCTTGCCAATATCATGAAGTAATCCTGCCAATCTAATGGTTTCTTTTTCATTTTCATTCAAATTTAATTTCATTGTAATTGCTTGAGAATATTGCATTACTCGTTCACTATGGCCTCTGGTGTAAGGGTCTTTGGCTTCAATCGTGGTCACTAAGGCTTTGATACTATTAAAAAATAACTCTTTCAGGTCTTCATACAACTTCGCATTTTCAATCGCAATCCCCTCTTGATTAGCCATTGCCTGCAATAATTCTAAATCAGCGGTTGAAAATCCCTCATCCCCAATTT
This window harbors:
- a CDS encoding HD-GYP domain-containing protein, with amino-acid sequence MKDDIKLAQRQLEELMGKIGTSEKFNAFEKSFKNICQRVYNLESLIEVSQIVTSTLQIKELLPLIMELTTKLMKAEASSLMLIEDEHFVFEVAIGEKKNELKKIKLPITEGVAGWVVKNKQPLSIKDVSQDTRFYRKIDEEIKFVTKSLLCVPLLIKDRVIGVVEAINKIGDEGFSTADLELLQAMANQEGIAIENAKLYEDLKELFFNSIKALVTTIEAKDPYTRGHSERVMQYSQAITMKLNLNENEKETIRLAGLLHDIGKIGINESIIKKPGRLTEEEFAEVKRHPGIGKEIIKPIKQLDAIIPGVFQHHERYDGKGYPSGVKDVEISLMGRILAIADTFDAMTSDRPYRQGLPHQQALDELKEQAGFQFDPDVVKAFLQAYEEGLITVVSRE